From the genome of Apodemus sylvaticus chromosome 3, mApoSyl1.1, whole genome shotgun sequence, one region includes:
- the Sf3a3 gene encoding splicing factor 3A subunit 3, whose translation METILEQQRRYHEEKERLMDVMAKEMLTKKSTLRDQINSDHRTRAMQDRYMEVSGNLRDLYDDKDGLRKEELNAISGPNEFAEFYNRLKQIKEFHRKHPNEICVPMSVEFEELLKARENPSEEAQNLVEFTDEEGYGRYLDLHDCYLKYINLKASEKLDYITYLSIFDQLFDIPKERKNAEYKRYLEMLLEYLQDYTDRVKPLQDQNELFGKIQTDFEKKWDNGTFPGWPKETSSALTHAGAHLDLSAFSSWEELASLGLDRLKSALLALGLKCGGTLEERAQRLFSTKGKSLESLDTSLFAKNPKSKGTKRDTERNKDIAFLEAQIYEYVEILGEQRQLTHENVQRKQARTGEEREEEEEEQISESESEDEENEIIYNPKNLPLGWDGKPIPYWLYKLHGLNINYNCEICGNYTYRGPKAFQRHFAEWRHAHGMRCLGIPNTAHFANVTQIEDAVSLWAKLKLQKASERWQPDTEEEYEDSSGNVVNKKTYEDLKRQGLL comes from the exons ATGGAGACAATTTTAGAGCAGCAACGGCGCTATCATGAGGAGAAGGAACGGCTTATGGATGTTATGGCCAAAGAGATGCTTACTAAAAAGTCCACG CTTCGGGACCAGATCAATTCCGATCACCGCACTCGGGCTATGCAAGAT AGGTACATGGAGGTCAGCGGAAACCTGAGGGATTTATATGATGATAAAGATGG ACTACGAAAGGAGGAACTTAATGCTATTTCAGGACCCAACGAGTTTGCTGAGTTCTATAACAGACTCAAGCAGATAAAGGAATTTCATCGGAAGCACCCAAATGAG ATCTGCGTGCCAATGTCAGTGGAATTCGAGGAGCTCCTGAAGGCTCGAGAGAATCCAAGCGAAGAGGCACAAA ACTTGGTGGAGTTCACAGATGAAGAGGGCTATGGTCGCTACCTTGATCTCCATGACTGCTACCTCAAGTACATTAACCTGAAGGCGTCGGAG aAGCTGGATTACATCACATACCTGTCCATCTTTGACCAGTTATTTGACAttccgaaagaaagaaagaatgcagaGTATAAAAG ATACCTGGAGATGCTGCTGGAGTACCTACAGGATTACACAGACAGAGTGAAGCCCCTTCAGGATCAGAACGAGCTCTTTGGGAAGATTCAGACTGACTTTGAGAAGAAGTGGGATAATGGCACCTTTCCGGGATGGCCG AAAGAGACAAGCAGCGCCCTGACTCACGCGGGAGCCCATCTTGACCTCTCCGCATTCTCCTCCTGGGAG GAATTGGCATCCCTGGGTCTGGACAGGTTGAAATCTGCACTGTTGGCTTTAGGCCTGAAGTGTGGTGG GACCCTAGAAGAACGAGCTCAGAGGCTCTTCAGTACCAAAGGAAAGTCCTTGGAGTCACTCGACACCTCTCTGTTTGCAAAAAATCCCAAGTCAAAGGGCACAAAAAG AGACACTGAGAGGAACAAAGACATTGCTTTCCTGGAAGCCCAGATCTATGAATACGTGGAAATTCTCGGG GAACAGCGACAGCTCACTCATGAGAACGTACAGCGCAAGCAAGCCAGGACAGGTGAGgagcgggaggaggaggaggaggagcagatcaGTGAGAGCGAGAGTGAGGACGAAGAAAACGAGATCATTTACAACCCCAAAAACCTGCCTCTGGGCTGGGACGGCAAG CCCATCCCCTACTGGCTGTATAAGCTTCATGGCCTGAATATCAACTACAACTGTGAGATTTGTGGAAACTACACCTACCGAGGCCCCAAGGCCTTCCAGCGGCACTTTGCG gAATGGCGTCATGCTCATGGCATGAGGTGTTTGGGCATCCCAAACACAGCCCACTTTGCAAATGTGACACAGATTGAAGATGCCGTCTCCT TGTGGGCCAAGCTGAAACTGCAGAAGGCTTCAGAGCGATGGCAGCCTGACACTGAG GAAGAATATGAAGACTCGAGTGGAAATGTCGTGAATAAGAAGACGTACGAGGATCTGAAAAGACAAGGACTGCTCTAG